CACGCGCGCCACATCCTCGCCCACCAGCGCCTGAAACACGGCGGAATGTTCGCTGTCCACCGGCAGGATCTCGGCCTTCGCCGCGCGGGCGCTGTCCATCAGCAGTGGCCCGGCGCAGACGAGGCTTTCCTTGTTGGCGAGCGCGAGCGTCGCCCCGGTTTTCACCGCCTCAAGCCCCGGCTCAAGCCCCGCCGCGCCCACGATGGCGCTCATCACCCAATCGGCAGGCCGGTTGGCGGCTTCGAGCAAGGCGGCAGGGCCTGCGGCGGCCTCCACCGCGCTGCCTGCAAGGGCTTCGCGCAAGTCAGCGAGCTTCTCCGGGTAGGCCGTCACGGCCACTTCGGCGTTTAACCGACGCGCATCCGCCGCGAGTTGCGCGATATTGGCCCCGCCGGTGAGCGCGACCACGCGGTAGCTGCCCTCGGGCGCGCGCGCGATCAGGTCAAGCGTGCTCTGCCCGATCGAGCCGGTGGCACCGAAAATAGAGATGCGGCGCATCAGAACCCCATGGGATTGGCGGGCAGCACGAGCGAGAGCAACAACACGAAGAGCGTCGCGCCAAGGACGGCGTCGAAACGGTCAAACAGCCCGCCGTGGCCGGGGATCAGGTTGGAGGAATCCTTCACCCCCATCCGCCGCTTCACGGCACTTTCGGCAATGTCGCCCATCTGGCCCGCGAAAGAGACAAGCATCGAGATCAGCACGAGGCCAAGCCCGGCTTCGGTGAACAGGCTGAACAGCAGGCCCACCACACCGGCGGCGACCCAGCCAGCGGCCGTGCCGGACCATGTTTTCTTGGGGCTGATTGCCGGCCAGAACTTCGGCCCGCCAAAAGTCTTGCCCGCGAAATACCCGGCCACATCGGTGGCGATCACCACCAGCAGGAGCCAGAGGATGAACCGGATGCCGCCGCTGTCGCGGAACTCCGAAAGCGCGTAGCAGGCCAGCCCGATGGCCAACGAAAAGGCAAAGAAAGCGGCCCTCTCGCGCGGCAGGCGCAATGCGCCGATGGCTGCAGGCACGCAGAGCAGCCCGAAGGCGGCGAGGCCCGGTAGCATCGTGGCGAACAGCACCGCCAGCGCCATCAGCCCGGCGAGTGCCAGCGCGAAAGTCTTTTCGGCGGGCGCGATCATGCGCGAAAGCTCCCAGACCATGCCCCCGCCGATGGCGGCGCAGAGCAGCAGGAACGGCAGGCCCCCAAGCACGATCTCCACCGCGCCGATCACCAGCATCACCACGGCCGAGATCACGCGCGGCGCAAGATCCTCCCAGCGGGCATTCGCGCTCATGCCTTCGCGCCCCCGAAGCGGCGATCCCGGTTGCCAAAGCCCGCCAGAACTTCCGCGAAGACGGCCTCGCTGAAATCCGGCCAGAGCGTGTCGATGAACTCGTATTCGGAATAGGCCGACTGCCAGAGCAGGAAGTTCGAGATCCGCGCCTCGCCGCTGGTGCGGATCACCAGATCCGGATCGGGCAAAACGTAAGTATCAAGGAACCTTGGCAGGGTTTCTTCATCGACATCTTCGGGTTTCAAACGCCCCGCCGCCACTTCTTCGGCCAAGCGCTGCGTGGCGCGGGCCACCTCGTCGCGGCCGCCGTAGTTGAGCGCGATGGTGAGATGGGTCTTGTCGTTGTCCTGCGTGAGCTCTTCCAGCTCGTCCATCAGATCGCGCAGCTTCTTGTCGAGCTTGATGCGATCGCCGATGAAGCGCACCCGGACGCCCTGCCGCTTCAGCTCGCGCGCTTCCTTGCGGATATACATCCGAAAGAGCGACATGAGCCCCGCGACTTCCGTCTGGGTGCGTTTCCAGTTCTCTGTCGAAAACCCGAAGATCGTCAGGTATTTGACACCGTATTTCGGACAGGCTTCCACGATCTCGCGCACGCGTTTGGCGCCTGCGTGGTGGCCGAAGAGCCGAGGCTTGCCCCGCTGCTTGGCCCAGCGCCCGTTGCCATCCATGATGATGGCAACATGGGTTGCCCTGCCCGCCGAATCCCCCGCCGAATCCACTGTCAAAATACGTTCCTTTCAAAAAAGATCGCGCAGCCCTCAGACCTGCATGATCTCCTCTTGCTTGGTCTCCAGCGCCTTGTCGACAGCCGCAATGGATTTGTCGGTCAGCTCCTGGATTTCGTCGGACCAGATCTTCTGTTCGTCTTCGCTCATACCGGCGGCTTTGGCCTTCTTGAGCTGATCCATCCCGTCCCGGCGCACGTTGCGCACGGCGACGCGGGCGCTTTCGGCATATTGCGCGGCGACGCGGGTCAGTTCGCGGCGGCGTTCCTCGTTCAGCTCCGGGATCGGCAGCATGATGATGGTGCCGTTGAGCTGCGGGTTGATGCCAAGGCCGCTTTCGCGGATCGCCTTTTCCACCTTGCCGACCATGGACTTATCCCAGACGTTGATCGTCACCATGCGCGGCTCGGGCACGTTCACGGTGCCCACCTGGTTGATCGGGGTGCGCTGGCCATAGGCCTCCACCATCACCGGCTCCAGCATGGAGGCAGAGGCGCGGCCGGTGCGCAGCGAGGCAAATTCGGTGCGCAGCGCGCCCATCGCGCCATCCATGCGGCGCTGCAGATCGTCGAGATCGATGTCTAGGTCATCTTCGGACATGGTTTTTCTTCTCTTTCGTGTCGTTCGGTCAGACCGCCCGCGTTCGGGCGGATGTTATGCTTAACCCTGCACCCTTGTATAGGTGCCCTGGCCGCGCAAGATCCCCTTGAACCCGCCCGGCTCGTCCAGCGAAAAGACGATGATCGGCAGGTTGTTGTCCCGCGCCAGCGCGATCGCGGAGGCGTCCATCACGCCCAGCCGCTTGGCCAGCACGTCATCGTAGCTCACCGTATCATAGCGCACGGCATCATCGTGTTTCACCGGGTCCTTGTCGTAGACGCCATCGACCTTGGTGCCCTTGAAGATGGCCTCGCAGCTCATCTCGTTGGCGCGCAGCGTGGCGGCGGTGTCGGTGGTGAAATAGGGGTTGCCGGTGCCGGCGGCGAAGATGCAGACGCGCTTCTTCTCAAGGTGGCGCACGGCGCGGCGGCGGATGTAGGGCTCGGCCACCTCATCCATGCGGATCGCGCTGATCACGCGGGTAAACACCCCCATACCCTCGAGCGCGCTCTGCATCGCAAGCGCGTTCATCACTGTGGCGAGCATGCCCATGTAATCGGCCGTGGTGCGTTCCATGCCCTGCGCCGAGCCCGCAAGACCGCGGAAGATATTACCGCCACCAATCACCATGCAAATCTCGACGCCCAACTCCTGCACGCTTTTGACCTCGCGGGCGATGCGCTGCACCGTGGGCGGATGCAGGCCGAAGCCCTGATCCCCCATAAGGGCCTCACCGGAGATTTTCAGCATGACGCGGTTGAAGGTCGGGGCGGGTGTGGGCGCGTTGTCGTCGCTCATTCGTCTGATCCACCGAATTCCTGATTGCCTTTGGCGCAAAATGTCGGAAAACAGCGTCAGGTTCAACGCACAAACGGACGCTGCAGGTGCGAAAGCACCGCGGCACGAAGGAATATGCAAGGCGCAATGCTCGATCATCTGCCCCCGGTGCCGCCCGAAAGACCGGTGCTGATCGCCGGGCCGACGGCCTCGGGCAAGAGCGCGCTGGCGCTGGAGATCGCGGAAAACAGCGGTGGCGTGGTGGTGAATGCCGATGCGCTGCAGGTCTACGATGGCTGGAACATCCTGACGGCCCGCCCCCCAGCGCAGGATCTGGCCCGTGCGCCCCATGCGCTCTACGGCCATGTGCCCTATGCGGCTGACTATTCCGTCGGCCACTGGCTGCGCGATGTCACGCCTTACCTGCAAGGCGGCGCGCGTCCGATCATCGTGGGCGGCACCGGGCTCTACTTTCAAGCGCTCACTCAGGGGCTTGCGGAGATCCCGGCCACGCCAGCAGCCGTGCGCGCCGAGGCCGACGCGCGCCGCTTGGCCGAGGGCCACGCCGGGCTGCTGGCGGAGCTGGACGCGGAAACAGCCGGCCAGATCGACACTCAAAACCCGATGCGCGTGCAGCGCGCCTGGGAGGTCTTGCGCGCCACGGGCCGGGGGCTGGTCGCGTGGCAGGCCGATACGCCGCCGCCCCTTTTGCCGATTGGCGAAGCCTTCCCCATCGTGATGCGCACCGATCCCGCCTGGCTCAACGCGCGGATCGACCTGCGCTTTGACATGATGATGAAACAGGGGGCCTTGACCGAGGCCGAGGCGATGCGGGCGGATTGGGATCCGGCGCGGCTCTCCTCCCGCGCCATCGGTGCGGCGGAGTTGATCGCCCATCTGAACGGCGAGATGACACGGGCCGAGGCCATAGCGGCGGCCAAGCTCGCCTCGCGCCAATACGCCAAGCGCCAGCGCACGTGGTTTCGCTCCAAGATGGGCGGCTGGCATCCGCTCGCGCTGCCCCTGCCCTAGCGGCTGCTTTCCATTTCCCAACATTTTGCACCGCCCGCCAAGCGACCTCCCCAAGGCCGCTTGCATTTTTTAGGCGATTTTTGGGGCAAACCGTGTATGGTGCCGCATCTTTTGACCAAAGCGCGTTGCCCGGATGGACTTGCCCCTGCAGAGACTGCCCGAGATCCGATTGACTCCGATCCCCCGCCTTGCCCAAGGCGGGCGCTGGCGCGTGGAGGCGATGCGCAGCTATTCGCGCGATCTGCTTCTGTGGTTCACCCGTGGGCAGGGCCGCATCACGCTGGCCGGGCAAACACGCGGATACGGGGCTCATAACGCGATCTTCATCCCGGCGGGCACAATGCATGGGTTCGAGGTGTCGGGCAGCGTCTTTGGCACCGCCATGTTCATCCCGCGTGAAAGCCTGCTGCCACTGCCCAGCGCACCGGTGCACCTGCGCATCCGCGATGCCGCATCGCAGACGGAGCTGAACGTTCTGCTCGACGGGCTGCACCGCGAGCTGGAAGGCACGCGGCCTGAGCGGCTGCGCGCCACCCATCACCATGCCGGGCTGATCGCCGTCTGGCTCAAGCGCCAGATCCTGTTGCACGAGGGCGAAGCCCCCTCGCCCGACGCAGCCGCCCGGCTCTTGCAGCGCTATACCGAGATGGTGGAGGCGGAGTTCCGCACCCACAAAAGCGTGGCCGATTACGCCGCCGCGCTTGGCGTGACCCCAACCCACCTGACGCGCGTCTGCAAGAAGGCCTGCGGGCGGCCCGCCCACGCGCTGCTCACCGATCGCATCCTCTTTGAGGCCCGCCGCCTGCTGGAAGAAACCGACACCCCGATCAAGGAGGTTGCCGCCACGCTTGGCTTTACCTCACCGGCCTATTTCACACGCGCGTTTCAACACCACACCGGTCGCACACCGTCCTCGTTCCGAAGCGCGCCGAAATAACCTCACCACCCGCCTTTTGCAGTCCTTCCCCGCTGCGCCCCATTTGGGGCACAGGACGAGCCCGTATCGAAACCGACGCAGACATGTCGCAAATGTTCTTTGTCGATGTCGTTTTTTTTACAGGATACGCCGATTGCGATGATTGACCTCAGCGCAATTCTGTTGCCGAATGGACCACCGGAAGGACCCGAAGTTTCGCCGGCCATCCACTCACGGCCGGTCAGGCACGCCACCGCGCGCCGGGTCACTCCCACGAAAAGCGCCTGCCAAAAGGCGCAACAACGACAAAGATGTGTCACAGGGAGAATAAGATGACGCAATCCACCCATACGACCAAGCCGATGCACCCGGCCGTCGAGATGTACGCCAAGGAATTCAAGGACGGCGATTTGAGCCGTCGTGAGTTCCTTGCGCGCTCCTCCGCCCTTGGTGTTTCGGCCACTGCCGCCTACGCCGCCATCGGCATGGTCGCGCCCAGCGAAGCCAAGGCCATGGCCCAGCCCGGCGGCACCCTGCGCGTGCAGATTGAAGTGCGCGCGCTGAAAGATCCGCGCACCTTCGACTGGACACAGATCGCGTGGTTCACCTCCGGCTGGCTCGAATACCTCGTGGAGTATAACTCCGACGGGACGTTCAAGGGCATGCTTCTGGAAAGCTGGGATGTGAATGACGACGCCACCGAGTACACGCTCAATGTGCGCAAGGGCGTGACGTGGAACAACGGCGATGAGTTCACCGCCGAGGACGTGGCCCGCAACATCGCGCTGTGGTGCGAGAAGGACGTGGAAGGCAACTCCATGGCCGGGCGCATGGCCTCGCTGATCGACAACGACACCGGTAAGGCCATCGAAGGCGCGATCCAGGTGGTGGACAGCCACACCGTGAAGCTGATGCTGCCGAACCCGGATATCTCCATCATCCCGGGCATGGCCGACTACCCGGCCGCTATCGTGCACAGCTCGCACAACCCCGACGACATGCTCTCCAACCCGGTGGGCACCGGGCCCTATCTGCCGGAATCGCTCGAAGTGGGCGTGAAGGGTGTGCTGGTGAAGAACACCGATCACGCCTGGTGGGGGGCCGACGCCATGGGCGGCGCCTATCTGGACCGTATCGAGATGATCGACTACGGCACCGATCCCTCTTCCTGGCTGGCGGCTGCCGAGTCCGAAGAAGTCGACATGCTCTATGAAACGGTGGGCGACTTCATCGACATCATGGACAGCATCGGCTGGGTGCGTTCCGAAATCGTGACCGGCGCCACCATCGTGGTGCGGCCCAACCAGCTGGCTGAAGTGGATGGGGTGAAGCCCTATGCCGACGCCCGCGTGCGCCGTGCGCTGGCGATGGCCTGTAACAACGCCGTCTGCCTTGAACTGGGCTACGGCGATCGCGGTGTCGTGGCCGAGAACCACCACGTCGCCCCGGTGCACCCGGAATATGCCGACATCGGCCAGCCGGTGTTTGACCCGGAAGGCGCTCTGGCACTGATGCAGGAAGCCGGCATGGCCGATTTCGAGCATGAGCTGATCTCCATCGACGACGACTGGCGCAAGAACACCACCGACGCCGTAGCCGCGCAGTTGCGCGACGCCGGCATCAACGTGAAGCGCACGATCCTGCCGGGCTCCACCTTCTGGAACGATTGGGTGAAATACCCCTTCTCCTCCACGAACTGGAACCACCGCCCGCTCGGCGTGCAGATCCTTGCGCTGGCCTACCGTTCCGGCGAGGCCTGGAACGAGACGGGCTTTGCCAATGAGGAATTCGACAGCCTGCTGAACGAAGCCCTCGCGCTGGCCGACGTTGAGAAGCGCCGTGAAGTGATGGCGAAGATCCAGCAGATCATGGTGGATGAAGGTGTGACGATCCAGCCTTACTGGCGCTCGCTCTACCGTCACCACAAAGAGGGCGTCGTGGGCGCAGACATGCACATCGCCTACCTGCCCCAGCTCTACAAGATCGGCTTCGCAGGCTGATCCGCATCACCGGCCTTCGGGCCGGGTTCAAGAGCGTCGGGCCGCTTCACGGTGGCCCGACGTGTAAGCCGCGGGCCGGGAGGCAGGGGCCTTCCCGCACCAAAGTCAGCTTCGAATGGCGCCCGCGCTCTGACAACAGGGATCTAAATGGGACTGTTCATCTTACGCCGTGTCGGGGTCATGATCCTGACGGCCCTTTGCCTGACCTTCGTGGTCTTCTTCCTGACGAACCTCTACCCGAACCTCGAAAAGCTCGCCAAAACCCAAGGCAACATGCGCATGACCGATGCGCAGGTGGAAAGCTGGCTGGGGGATCGGGGCTATCTGGAGCCGGTGCCGGTGAAATACGGCCAGTGGCTCGGGGTGCTGCCGGGTTTCGTCGCCACCAATGACGACGGCAAGACCTTCGGCCGCTGCATCCGCCCGGGTGTGGAGCCGGAAGAAGCCCCCACCTTCTGCGGGATCCTGCAGGGCGACTGGGGCTATTCCACCGTCTTCAAGGAAGATGTGGCCGGGATCGTGGGCAAGCGGCTCGCGCTCACCGGCAAGCTGATGTTCTGGGTCATGGTGCTGATGGTGCCCTCGGCCCTCATCATCGGGGTGCTGGCGGGGATGCGCGAGGGCAGCAAGCTTGACCGCACGCTCTCGACCTTCTCCATCGCCTCCACGGCGACGCCGGAATATGTCTCGGGCGTGATCCTGATCGCGGTCTTTGCCTCCTCGGCCTTCGGGCTCAAGTGGTTCAAGGGCACGGCGACGGCGGCCATGGAGAACGCGACGTTTGAGAATTTCTTCCTGCCCGTGGTGACGATCGCGCTCTACGGCGTGGGCTATATCGCCCGGATGACGCGGGCCTCGATGACGGAGGTGATGACGGCGCAATACATCCGCACCGCGCGGCTGAAAGGCGTGAGCTTCCCCAACATCGTGATGAAACACGCCCTGCGCAACGCGCTGATCGCGCCCTTCACGGTGATCATGCTGCAGTTCCCCTGGCTGCTGAACGGCGTGGTGATCGTGGAGACGCTCTTCAACTACAAGGGCTTCGGCTGGACGCTGGTTCAGGCCGCAGGCAACAACGACATCGAGCTCCTGCTGGGCTGCTCCGTTGTGGCCGTTTTCGTCGTGCTCGTCACGCAGCTGATCTCGGATATCGGCTACGTGTATCTCAACCCGCGCATCCGCGTATCTTAAGGGAGGACAGGATATGGAACCGCTTTCCTGGGGCCAGATCATCGGCCAGATGTTCATCCAGTTCACCCCGGTCTGGATCGCGCTTGTTGTGCTTTTCACCGGCTCGATCTTCTACAAACGCAAGCTTGGCCTTTACGGCAAGCTCTTTGACAGCCCCATCGGCATGATCGGCTTCGGCATCGTCATGTTCTGGGTCTTCACCGCGATCTTCTCGGATCTGATCATCACCCATGATCCGCTCACGCAGGTCTCAGGGATGAAGAACAAGGTACCGGGCACGGCCGTGCCCGATGGCACGGCGGGCTTCACCCATTACCTGCTGGGCGGTGACAACCTTGCGCGTGACGTGTTCAGCCGCATGGTGGCGGGCAGCCGCATCGTGGTGCAGATCGCGCCCTTCGCGACGCTCTTTGCCTTCATGGTGGGGATCACGCTGGGCCTGCCGGCGGGCTATTTCGGCGGGCGGCTGGATACGTTCCTGTCGTTCCTAGCGAACCTGATCCTCGCCTTCCCCGTGATCCTGCTCTTCTACCTGCTGGTGACGCCGGAAATCGTGGCGACTGGCTTGCCAACCTATATGGCGGCGGTGCTCTTCCTGTTCCCGATCATTTTCCTCGTGGTGCTGTGGAACTCGCGCTTCTTCACGCAGCCGCAGAAGCGCAACATCTTCGTGGCGATCACGGTGGTGTTGGGTGGCTGGATCTACCTCGGCACCGCCTGGGGGCTGGATCCGACGGGCATTTTTAACATGCAGGCGAACATCCTGATCGTCTTCGTGTCGGTCGTCTTCGTGAACTCGCCCACGGTGTTTCGCATCGTGCGAGGGCTGGCGCTGGACATCCAGACCCGCGACTACGTGGCCGCCGCCCAGACGCGGGGCGAAGGGCCGTGGTACATCATGCTCTGGGAGATCCTGCCCAACGCGCGCGGGCCGCTGATCGTCGATTTCTGCCTGCGCATCGGCTACACGACGATCCTTCTGGGCACGCTGGGCTTCTTCGGGCTGGGGCTTGAGCCCGAAAGCCCGGACTGGGGCACGACGATCAACGCGGGCCGGCGCCTGCTTTCGATCTTCCCCCACCCCGCCCTGGCCCCGGCGCTGGCCTTGATGAGCCTTGTCTTGGGCCTCAACCTGCTGGCCGACGGGCTGCGCGAAGAAAGCCTGAAGGACTAGGCAAGAAGGAGAAGGCCGGGGGCTCTGCCCCCGGACCCCCGGGATATTTCCGGTCAGAAGAAGGGCACGGCCCGCTGACCGCCTCCGAGAAAGGAGACAGAAGATGGCGAAATGGGATTATGACGGCCCGATCCTCGAGATCGAGAACCTGTCGATTTCCTTCTTTACCCGCCTGCGGGAGATCCCCGCGGTGATGGATTTTTCCTGCGTGGTGCAGCCCGGCGAGGCGATGGGCCTTGTTGGAGAATCCGGCTGCGGTAAATCCACCGTGGCGCTGGGGGTGATGCAGGATCTGGGCGTGAACGGGCGCATCGTGGGCGGCTCGATCAAGTTCAAGGGGCGCGACCTGAACCAGATGAGCGCCGAAGAGCTGCGCGACATTCGCGGCTCCGAGATCGCGATGATCTACCAGGAGCCGATGGCCTCGCTGAACCCGGCGATGAAGATCGGGCGTCAGCTGATGGAAGTGCCGATGATCCATGAGGGTGTCGGCAAGGAGGAAGCCTACAAGCGCGCGTTGGAGGTGGTGACCGATGTGCGCCTGCCAGACCCGCAGCGGATGCTGGAAAGCTATCCGCACCAGCTTTCCGGCGGCCAGCAGCAGCGCATCGTGATCGCCATGGCGCTGATGAGCAAGCCTTCGCTCTTGATCCTCGATGAGCCCACCACCGCGCTTGATGTGACGGTTGAGGCGGCCGTGGTGGATCTGGTGAAGGATCTGGGCAAGAAATACGGCACTTCGATGCTCTTCATCTCCCACAACCTCGGGCTAGTGCTCGAGACCTGCGACAGGCTTTGCGTGATGTATTCGGGCGAGGCGGTGGAGACGGGCTCGATCGAGGATGTCTTCGACAAGATGCAGCACCCCTATACGCAGGCGCTGTTCCGCTCGATCCCGCTGCCCGGGGCAGACAAGAACGCACGCCCGCTGGTGGCGATCCCAGGCAACTTCCCCCTGCCCCACGAGCGCCCGCCGGGCTGCAATTTCGGCCCGCGCTGTGACTATTTCGAGGAAGGGCGCTGCAATGGCGGCGACATCCCCATGCGCGAGATCGCGGGCGATGACCGCCACGCCAGCCGCTGCCTGAAGTTCGAGGAGATCGACTGGCATGCCCCGATCCAAGCGGGCGCCCAGACGGAGAAGGCAGAGATCGGCGATGTGGTTCTGAAGATCGACGATCTGAAGAAATACTACGAGGTCGCCGCCAATGCGATGTTTGGCGGCGGCAGCACCAAGGTGGTGAAGGCCAATGAGACGATCAGTTTCGAGGCGCGCGAATCCGAGACCCTCGCCATCGTGGGGGAATCGGGCTGCGGGAAATCCACCTTCGCCAAGGTGCTGATGGGGCTGGAGACGGCCACGGACGGCCATGTGGTGCTGAACAATTCCGCCATCCAGAACATCCCCATTCAGGAGCGAGACACGGAGACCGTTTCGACGGTGCAGATGGTGTTCCAGAACCCCTTTGACACGCTGAACCCCTCGATGACGGTGGGCCGGCAGATCATCCGGGCGCTGGAGATCTTCAAGGTCGGCAAGAACGAGGCCGACCGCAAGCAGCGGATGCTGGAGTTGCTGGACCTCGTGAAGCTGCCGCGCGCCTTTGCCGACCGCATGCCGCGCCAGCTGTCGGGCGGGCAGAAACAGCGTGTGGGCATTGCACGGGCCTTCGCGGGCGATGCGCAGATTGTGGTGGCCGATGAGCCTGTGTCGGCGCTGGACGTCTCGGTTCAGGCGGCGGTGACGGATCTGCTGATGGAGATCCAGCGCCAGAACAAGACAACGCTGCTGTTCATCTCCCATGATCTTTCGATCGTGCGCTATCTCTCGGACCGGGTGATGGTGATGTATCTGGGCCATGTGGTGGAGATCGGCACCACGGATCAGGTCTTCTCGCCGCCCTATCACCCCTATACCGAGGCGCTGCTCTCGGCGGTGCCGATTGCCGATACCTCGATCGAAAAGCAGCACATCGTGCTGGAGGGCGATATTCCGTCGGCGATGAACCCGCCCTCGGGCTGCCCCTTCCAGACGCGCTGCCGCTGGAAATCGGACGTGCCCGGCGGGCTGTGTGAGCGCGACGTGCCGCCGGTGAAGACACTGGCCGATGGTCACCAGATCAAGTGCCATCTGAGCGAGGAGATCCTTGCGCGCATGGAGCCGGTGATCAAGGTGGCGGCCGAATAGGCGCTGGCGCGGCTTGATCGCCAAGGACAAGGCCGGGCGTGCGCCCGGCCTTTTTCGTGGGCAGGTTGCAAATGCCGCGCGGGAGGGCTGGCCCGCGATCAGCGTTAAGAAAGTTTAACAAACCCCTGGTAGGGCAAACAAAAAGGGGGGTCTGCACACCCCCCTTTTCGGCGTTCGGTGCCCCGTGAGTAGTGGTGGCTTTGAACGCTGTCGACTCGTGGAGACGGCAGATTCTCAGCCATCTCTTGTGTCTTTATAACAGCTTGTGCCAAAAAGGCGCGCTTGACGCAACGTCAGCCTTGGCTCAACTGCCAAGAATTTTCTTCACGTAGTTGCGTGTCTCGCGGTACGGAGGCACCCCACCGTGTTTCAGCACCGCTTCCGGCCCCGCGTTATAGGCCGCCAGCGCCAGACGCCAGCTGCCGAAGCGGTTGTACTGGATGCGCAGGTAACGTGCGCCGCCGTCGAGATTCTGCTTGGGGTTGAGTGGGTCGACCTTCAGGCTGCGCGCGGTGGCAGGCATCAGCTGCGCCAGCCCCAGCGCACCCTTGTGGGATTTCGCCCGCGCGTTCCAGCCGCTTTCCTGCTGCACCAGCCGTAGGAAAAGATCCTCGGGCACGTTGTTCTTGCGGGCGGCGGCGCGGGCGAGCTCCATGTATTCGCCGCGATACTTGCCGCTGTAGCGCGGGATCGCGGTGTAGATGTTGCTGGTGATCGAATTGGGCAGCAGCCGAGAGGAGCCGGCGTATTGGGTGGAGGCGCGGCCGTCCAGCACGGAGAGCTGCGACTGGAACAAGGCCGAGCGGGATTTGGATTTGAGTGTCAGCGGCTCTGCGGCCAGCTGCGAAGAAATTGCAAATACAAAAATGGATACTGCGCCCAACGTGCGTTTCATTGCTCGCCTCACCTATACCTCGCCCGGCAATATACAGATTTTTAGCCATTGGGCCAGCCCGGGGAGGTTTTAGCCTTTTCTTAACCCTGCGCGGGTGGTGTAACGTCCATCCAACACTGAAAAAGGATTCGAAGGGGGTGCCATGGCAGGCTCGGTAAACAAGGTCATTCTGGTGGGCAATCTGGGGCGCGACCCCGAGGTGCGGACGTTCCAGAACGGCGGCAAGGTCTGCAACCTGCGCATCGCGACCTCGGAAAACTGGAAAGACCGCAACACCGGCGAGCGCCGCGAGCGCACCGAATGGCATTCGGTGGCGATCTTCTCCGAGCCGCTGGCCCGCATCGCGGAGCAATACCTGCGCAAAGGCTCCAAGGTCTATATCGAGGGCCAGCTGGAAACCCGCAAATGGCAGGATCAATCCGGGCAGGATCGCTACTCCACCGAGGTGGTGCTGCGCCCCTATCGCGGTGAGCTGACGCTGCTGGATGGCCGTGGCGAAGGCGGCGGCGGCGGTGGCGGCGGCGGCTACGGTGGCGGCGGTGGCCAGGCCGGCGGCGGCTATGGCGGCGGCCCCTCCGGTGGTGGAGGTGGCGGCGGCTACGGTGGCGGCCCCTCCGACATGGACGATGAGATCCCGTTCTGATCCGTCCACAAGTTTGCAACAAGAAACGCCCCGCAATCGCGGGGCGTTTCTTTGTTTGACTAACCCCCTTTTGCCAAGGATTGACCTAAGAACAGAGGGCTGCCCCAGACCGCCGGGTGGGGGCAAAGCCCCCGCCCGATGGGGGCGGTCGAGGGCTGCCCGGCGTGCCGCCGGGCGAAGGCGCAAATTCTCTCGACTCATGGAGCCATTGAAAGCCGCCTACCCTACCGGTACAGCAGCGAGTGCCCGTTGCTGAACAGATGCACCTTGGCCGGGTCGGCCTTGAGGTTCACCGTAGTGCCGCGCAGGCCGGGGTGGA
The sequence above is drawn from the Pseudoruegeria sp. SHC-113 genome and encodes:
- the pyrH gene encoding UMP kinase produces the protein MSDDNAPTPAPTFNRVMLKISGEALMGDQGFGLHPPTVQRIAREVKSVQELGVEICMVIGGGNIFRGLAGSAQGMERTTADYMGMLATVMNALAMQSALEGMGVFTRVISAIRMDEVAEPYIRRRAVRHLEKKRVCIFAAGTGNPYFTTDTAATLRANEMSCEAIFKGTKVDGVYDKDPVKHDDAVRYDTVSYDDVLAKRLGVMDASAIALARDNNLPIIVFSLDEPGGFKGILRGQGTYTRVQG
- the frr gene encoding ribosome recycling factor — its product is MSEDDLDIDLDDLQRRMDGAMGALRTEFASLRTGRASASMLEPVMVEAYGQRTPINQVGTVNVPEPRMVTINVWDKSMVGKVEKAIRESGLGINPQLNGTIIMLPIPELNEERRRELTRVAAQYAESARVAVRNVRRDGMDQLKKAKAAGMSEDEQKIWSDEIQELTDKSIAAVDKALETKQEEIMQV
- the uppS gene encoding polyprenyl diphosphate synthase, translating into MTVDSAGDSAGRATHVAIIMDGNGRWAKQRGKPRLFGHHAGAKRVREIVEACPKYGVKYLTIFGFSTENWKRTQTEVAGLMSLFRMYIRKEARELKRQGVRVRFIGDRIKLDKKLRDLMDELEELTQDNDKTHLTIALNYGGRDEVARATQRLAEEVAAGRLKPEDVDEETLPRFLDTYVLPDPDLVIRTSGEARISNFLLWQSAYSEYEFIDTLWPDFSEAVFAEVLAGFGNRDRRFGGAKA
- a CDS encoding phosphatidate cytidylyltransferase encodes the protein MSANARWEDLAPRVISAVVMLVIGAVEIVLGGLPFLLLCAAIGGGMVWELSRMIAPAEKTFALALAGLMALAVLFATMLPGLAAFGLLCVPAAIGALRLPRERAAFFAFSLAIGLACYALSEFRDSGGIRFILWLLLVVIATDVAGYFAGKTFGGPKFWPAISPKKTWSGTAAGWVAAGVVGLLFSLFTEAGLGLVLISMLVSFAGQMGDIAESAVKRRMGVKDSSNLIPGHGGLFDRFDAVLGATLFVLLLSLVLPANPMGF
- a CDS encoding AraC family transcriptional regulator, with protein sequence MPLQRLPEIRLTPIPRLAQGGRWRVEAMRSYSRDLLLWFTRGQGRITLAGQTRGYGAHNAIFIPAGTMHGFEVSGSVFGTAMFIPRESLLPLPSAPVHLRIRDAASQTELNVLLDGLHRELEGTRPERLRATHHHAGLIAVWLKRQILLHEGEAPSPDAAARLLQRYTEMVEAEFRTHKSVADYAAALGVTPTHLTRVCKKACGRPAHALLTDRILFEARRLLEETDTPIKEVAATLGFTSPAYFTRAFQHHTGRTPSSFRSAPK
- the miaA gene encoding tRNA (adenosine(37)-N6)-dimethylallyltransferase MiaA, which codes for MLDHLPPVPPERPVLIAGPTASGKSALALEIAENSGGVVVNADALQVYDGWNILTARPPAQDLARAPHALYGHVPYAADYSVGHWLRDVTPYLQGGARPIIVGGTGLYFQALTQGLAEIPATPAAVRAEADARRLAEGHAGLLAELDAETAGQIDTQNPMRVQRAWEVLRATGRGLVAWQADTPPPLLPIGEAFPIVMRTDPAWLNARIDLRFDMMMKQGALTEAEAMRADWDPARLSSRAIGAAELIAHLNGEMTRAEAIAAAKLASRQYAKRQRTWFRSKMGGWHPLALPLP